The genomic DNA CAGGAGTCGTTTAACGGACCAAGCCTCCACCGAGGGGTTGGGGAGGCTGAGCCACGCCACTTAAgaatgttctttttttatcatcattatcattatcgtcatcGTTATCATCATCAAATGCCACGTACCGAGAACTAAGACGTTGCATATCAAAAAAGTACCCTTTTTTggcgaatgagaaaaaaattaagcggATAAAATATGCCACTTTCGTCCCGCTTTtcaggttaaaaaaataactttttcgTTGAGTCGGGAATAATGATGTTTTCTTTGAGGCACCTGCGAAAAaccttgaaaaatatattcccaATGTTAGCATCTCTACTAAAGACTATAAATTGCGCCGATGCCCTTCCACTATTCCAATGTGACTGTCAAGAAAACTTCTTGACGCCTGCtcatattcaatttttgctcGCCCAAAATATTGAGAGTTCACGGTTCATTACAGTAcacgtggaaaaaaatcaatattaaggCTCTTCCAAATGAGTTCCGCACCGGATCTACTTGCAGTTGTTAACCTTATGGCACATATTTAGATACAATTGTGGCTATGGCATCAAAGTACAACGAATCTCTTTCGTTTGCATGACGAATTCACGTTGAGAAAATATCgcgcataaaaattgaacctgtagaaaaataattttaactgATACTAACTAAAACTAGCGTCGATTGGATAAGAATTTCTTTAGGGGTAACACCACTGTGAAAACAAAAGGATTACGCTTtcctgacaattttttttttttttcatgtaaaaagaGGTAAtgagataataatatttaaggaAGTTATTAGGCATATATTTGAGCacggaaaataattaatgtcaACAAGTATTCTAAAATAGCGACACGTATCCATTCTCGCGAGACACGCGGCACGCAGGGTAACTGGTGCAAATTTGaatcagaaaaatatcacTTAATCTACACAATAATAGCTACAGAAATGCGTAATGGTTTTTAAAAACATTGATCTTCGTGTAATTGGCGATtatttgaacgaaaattttaaatttttgacagGTAAAAACGTACTCATTTgttaatatataatgtatgtatcaACTGATCGAGAATCTTTTGTGTATTTCTATAGCTGTAAGTCCAATAAGTATATGTACATGAATATTTTGTCCCCTTGCCCCCTGGTCCGCTCTCTGCCGAGGGTACGTGGACTCGATATTTCGAAATACGCGTTTTCCTATCACAAAGTGTCAtgcgaaaaattattatcaacaaatATTGATACAAACGGTGAAATTGAAGCTATTCTCGCGAAACGTGCAACGCACGTTGTAACTGGTGTAAattcgaattcgaaaaaaaatcacgtgatctacacatgcatatacatatacatgtagacGTACTCGACTTACAGCTATAGGGGGTTCGACGAGCAACCTTTGGCTTCTGTCGTCAGTCATATAAAAACACGCGTCAGGGACGTCCCGAATCAAAGGCGATCGGAGTCCAGTGCCATCGAGTCTGAAGAACCAATCTATAATCTCCTGTAGTATATCAACCGCATCGAAGGTAAGTGAACGTCATCATGTTAGACGGGTAGAAGATATTTCATTAATGGGGAGATTGTGACAAACTCGAAAGTTTCTCATAGAAGGGGCGGTCGAAAATTCGTCTGCCGTATTGCCAAAGGTCTGCGACTTCTGATATTCAATCCCTGTTGAAAGAATTCAGTAGTACGATGTTGAATTGTATCACGATGTGGTATTGAAGAATTACCGTatggaagtaaaaaaagatgaatGTCTACGAATTATTCCGATGGAATTGATACGAAACGCACAAGGTCTGAGCATCGCTGATTGGTGTTCTTTGGCCAGTCAACGGAATACGACTTACTGAATATCGACGTTTTTATTAACTTGTGAACAATTGGGTGGTACAAATTTACGTGGACGTGGTCAGAATGGACAATGGACAATGGACTACGATCTCGACACGAACTTGTCATGCGAAAAGACTGGTGGTTTACGATATCCCCACGCAGTTTCATGGGTGGTGAAAACTAGGCGTTCGACTAAATTTCATGTCAAAACTACGTCTTTAAGGTTGTGAGGAAATTAAGTTTCGATCAGCAAAAAAGCCACATTTGTGACCTAGCGAAAACTCAGTATGTTGAAAgttaatttttggtaaaaaaaacgtGATCCGTGACAGTTTTTTGTTCGATCGTGAGGAATTTGACGGGAAATAATCGGTGTACTGCAATCAGATTTACATTGTGTTATAGGAATGGAGTACAACGTCAGCTTTCCGGGAACCTGCAATGGGGACCTTCTGGGGCCGACCATGGCCAGCATGTGTAATGTTACCTCGTATTACTTTTTCATGTCGCTTTTGGAGACATTCGTCAGAAGAAGTCAAAGAATCGCTCAAACCTGCGAACGCATCATACCTATCGATACCATAGATGCCGAGTATGACTTTATCGTAGTGGGGGGtgagtttatttataaaataaacaatcttGACTTACAGTAAAGATTTCAATGTGCGTCGATGCTACGCGAAGTGAATAAGGTGTGAAGAACGCGAGTGCAATCGGAACACAAACTGCGCTTCTCTCGTTCCTAGGTGGAGCATCCGGTTCCGTCGTCGCTGCAAGGCTGAGTGAGAATCCGTCCTGGAAAGTTCTACTTATGGAGGCAGGCCCGGAGGAACTAGTGGGTGCATCTGTCCCTGGATTTTATCCTGTTCCATCCCGTAGGTGTATCAGCAAATCCAAAAATCCTATTTCGCTAAGAAGCTGAAAAAAAGCTGTAAATCTTACCTTTGGTAGAATCATCCCTCCTGTGGGGATACCGATCGCAGAACGAGAGCTTCGCCTGTCGCAGTTCGAACGGTAGCTGTTCGATAGCTGCAGCCAGAATGCTTGGTGGAGGAATGGCGATCAATGCAATGGTATACCTACGCGGTAGTCCTTCGATATTCGATCAATGGGCTGCAATGGGTAACGAGGGATGGTCGTGGGAAGAAGTATTACCATTTTTTAAGAAATGCGAAAACAACGGCAATATCGATATTGTTGGTCGAAAGTATCACGGCACGGATGGGCCGctttttgtcgaaaaatttccgtctcAACCACCTTTTGCAAACGTGATACTCGAAGCGGCCAAGGAGGCGGGTTTCGGCGTCAGTGACGACCTCAACGGAGATGACAGTCTCGGCTTCGCTATAGTCCAAACAACAAGCCATCAGGGTACGAGACGCAGTAGCGCCGCAGCGTATCTGCGGCCAATCAGACACCGCAAGAACCTCCACATAACTCTGAACACCACCTGTACGAGAGTCATAATCGAGAATCGAAAGGCCGTTGGCGTCGAATATTACAAGGTGATAATGATACGTGAAGATACAGAATTTCGAATCATTCATTCAGCCTGCTCGTAATTTCATTGCCTTGTAGTGTTTTCATTGCGGGACATCGGTAGAGATGAAGATTCAGATTCAATTACGCCACATCCATAACTTGCATTGATCGAATTGGTATATTATaaggtgtaaaaaatatgacatGAGGTAACTTCTACTCTCGCTCACGTGACCCGGATCGAAAAGTGGTACCTTACTTCCGCTCCACAGGCATGACAAAGAATTCGTCTTCTTTCATTCTCATTATGCTGCTCTAACTTTGTACCTGAAGGAATTCTACTTTGTAAATCTACTTGCCCAGGGCTTACCACGGAACAACAAACCATCCTCACTATCACCATCATTAATTCTATCATCCCTATTTCCCAGTCCTCGTCGCCGAAGCTCGATCCAATTCAGGTGCCGATTTGTCAAATCAGACTCTACACTCGATTCCAATTCCGACTTCATTCTTAATCATGTTATTTTACGTtcgtttcgtttgttttttttaattcaattcagtttaatttcaatttacttaATTCCTACTCTTAGCTATGGGAAAAAATGTCTCatgtttctttcctttttttatgcTCAGGGCTTAGAACTTCTTTTTTCAGTACTTTAAGATTATTCTTCCCAGCCCCTCGTTGTGGTGCTCTCACTACCTTTTACTTGATTTGCTTTCCCTGTATGCTGTTCGAACTTGACTTTAAGAGACTGTATCACATCTTATTTTTCCTTACCCCACACTTCTACTCGGGCATAAATAAACTGCATAATTCGTTCATTCATAACGTCCCTCACAATTGTAATGCCACAGGGCGCTTTTCCCAAGGATTAAATTAACACAACACATCTCGACCAATACGTCACACACTTTTCTCCAACTTTGCCGTTCCTTGCTCGCTAGCTTCCACACTCTCATAATCCCGCTCCCCTGGTCATCAACTCGCTAATACCACCTCCATATCATAGTTTCGAAAACCGTTGATggggagtgaaaaaatttgcaatatttatcAACAGAACGGTAAATTCTCCACGGTACGCGCATCCAAGGAAGTCATCGTATCCGCAGGTGCCATTGGGTCTCCCCATCTTCTACTGCTTTCTGGAGTTGGGCCTGAAGAAGATTTGACATCCATAGGAATCAATGTGGTCGACAATTTACCTGGAGTCGGGAGTAATTTTCATGATCATACCGCATACTCGGTTTCGTTTACGACGAACGAGCCCGATGTCTACGACGACAACTGGGATGCTCTTGCCGAGTATATCGCATTCCAGACTGGACCCTTGTCCAGCACCGGACTCACTCAGGTGGTTGGCGCCATGACATCTGGAATAACGACGCCTGACCTTCCGGACATTCATATAGTTAGTCATGGTTATAATGCCGGTTGCGCACCCGGTAATATAGGTGCCCTTCAGGGTGATGGTAACCGCAAAATTCAGTTGTACGCCGGTTACGAGCATCCGAAATGCAGAGGTATTTGTGATTCCCTGAACTTTTGCTGCAAAATTCTTCCACTTATAATTAAGGAATGGAGGACGATAAGCCCATAAAGCAATTgcagatattttcttttccaggAAGAATCAGTCTGGCTTCACCGGATCCGTTTGAACATCCTTCAATCTGGGTAAATTATCTTTGCGATCCTGACGACGTCGCTGGTCTTGTGAAAAGCATCGAGTATATTTTGGAATTGGTCGATACACCAGCTTTGAAAGCCTACAACTTGACTTTGGCCGAAACACCGTTTGAGCCCTGCTCAAAATACGCTTTTGCTAGCAGAGAATACTGGGAGTGCGCAGTTCGTTACAATGCTACTTCGGATTATCACATTGCAGGCTCCTGCAAAATGGGTCCATCATCGGATCCACTTGCAGTTGTTGACCCTCGCCTTCGAGTCCACGGAATACAAGGACTACGCGTCACTGACGCTTCTATTATGCCGCAGGTGAGTATCGGGATGACTTACTTTGATCCATTTGTTGATTCTAGGACGAAATAGATTTCTCGCCTGTGAGCCCTGCTAATCTTTCATAAAGACCCTCGACAGGCCAATGAGTGACGGAGGCATAACTTTGCTTACAGGTAACTACCGCCAATACTCAATCGCCTTGCGTCATGATTGGAGAACGCGCGGCACACATGATCAAGCAAGATTGGAACTATATAGACGAGATGAAATAATTTCCGTAATTCGGTACAAGGAACCATATCCCCGGTGGCAACGGACGTGAgaataatacattatacaagCAATATATCATAATAAAGACGTTTTCGATTGGTAACAATTCGATCCTCATCCAGATGTCCTTATTTTCATGTAGCGATAAGGCAACAATCGCAAAACACGTATGTGCTCAAGCAAAGGTTGTTGCAatcagagataaaaaaaaagctatcCATTATGTTTCTCGATGAAAAACTTCTGATATTCATTCCATGTTGATCGAATTCAGTAGTATGATATCATATTATCCCACGATAAAACCACAAATCATACTTCTTCCGAAGGATAAGAttgaaaggaaaggaaaaattgtCCACgatttgaacgaaaaattactAAGATTTTCTGTTTCTCGAACTTTCGTCATTATTCacttattacaattttttttcgcttttcctGACATTCAAGTATTTCGTGTGACTACGACTTGCGAGCACAGTCATCTATGTTAATAGAGTCCTGTGGGGTTATAGATCTCACATCGAACGTCACTTGCGAACGCGCTGAACTTCAACCCGATGAATTTCAGCTCATTATTATCAACAGAACTGATATTCTACTTATTGACCTGCTTGGTCAGTAACCTCATGAATAAGTCAGTGACAAgcttttgttgaaaaaaaacggcGTATTCTAAAGTGTTTGTATCATTGTTGAACCGACGAGTGAGTGATTTCTTTCTCATATTTGTTTTGCCGTACCTATTTGAATTGTGTAAATTGAAGACAGGCTATTCACAATAACATGTTCTTttagtatattttattcaggtgttaataatatatacattctATTCTCTTTCAAATATAGCTTATTGTTAAGCTATAGTTTATCAATACATCCACAAAATTCTATAGACATGACATATTCTGCTTGCAATTCTAAACACAACCATGTCGacacattttcattcaacgcaaaaataaagaaatggcattaTTCTTACTGATTTACTAACGCGATTTTGTATAAATCGTgtcatttattaatttttgcgTTAATTGTAAATGTGTCGGACTGGATTTGTTCAAAACTGCTTGTAGATTGGGGCTGTTGAGTCCTTCATTGCGTTTGAGATACGTTGACTTGCATGagtttgagatacgtggactgAAGAACTTTTCCCAGGACGCAATCAGCTGTACGTCAATGGTCCAGACGCGTCGAAGAACACAGAACTCGCGAGAT from Diprion similis isolate iyDipSimi1 chromosome 2, iyDipSimi1.1, whole genome shotgun sequence includes the following:
- the LOC124416310 gene encoding uncharacterized protein LOC124416310, with protein sequence MEYSHTSLTSCNAGLLGPSLGVMCNVTSYYLFLSILETFVRSKQGIAQTCERITPIQTPDSEYDFIVVGGGASGSIVAARLSENPSWKVLLLEAGPDEPAGAAVPGFVYTISQSSIGYGYQSTNERYACLGSNGSCPISAAKILGGGMVHNSMIYLRGSPLIYDQWAAMGNEGWSWKEVLPFFKKSENNGNIDIVGRKYHGTDGPLFVERFPSQPPFANVILEAAKEAGFGLSNDLNGDDSLGFAIIQTTSHQGARRSSAAAYLRPIRHRKNLHITLNSTCTRIIIENQKAVGVEYYTNDESYTVRASKEVIVSAGAIRSPHLLLLSGIGLEEDLTSMGINVVKNLPGVGMNFHDHIAHPIAFTINKRDAYDNNWAALAEYIAFQTGPLSNTGLAQVTSSLPSGITTPNLPDIRIGIEGYYAACAPGGIGALQSDGKRNIIFAAGYKHPKCRGKISLATQDPLDYPSIWVNYLCEPADVAGVVKAIEYTMKLANTPALKAYNMTLAATPLEVCSNYTFASREYWECAVHYDARGYYHYAGSCKMGPTSDPHAVVDPRLRVYGIEGLRVADASIMPKVTTASTAAPCVMIGERAAHMIKQDWNYRDAMGPAENLFKHSPNIGINMPFTPARKYTLRHRYSDRNQRQLIETHPGVKKYLSKPSFQFCNDVTFQGLNVSGNHSRTEAERSISTAARVDDVLFEQFVLAVFVFLIGVQLTPKPTLRYRPHYLVRQESFNGPSLHRGVGEAEPRHLRMFFFYHHYHYRHRYHHQMPPSLLKTINCADALPLFQCDCQENFLTPAHIQFLLAQNIESSRCKSNKYMYMNILSPCPLVRSLPRVRGLDISKYAFSYHKVSCEKLLSTNIDTNGEIEAILAKRATHVVTGTSRIKGDRSPVPSSLKNQSIISCSISTASKNYRMEVKKDECLRIIPMELIRNAQGLSIADWCSLNGQWTMDYDLDTNLSCEKTGGLRYPHAVSWVVVRKLSFDQQKSHICDLAKTQYVERMEYNVSFPGTCNGDLLGPTMASMCNVTSYYFFMSLLETFVRRSQRIAQTCERIIPIDTIDAEYDFIVVGGGASGSVVAARLSENPSWKVLLMEAGPEELVGASVPGFYPVPSQSSLLWGYRSQNESFACRSSNGSCSIAAARMLGGGMAINAMVYLRGSPSIFDQWAAMGNEGWSWEEVLPFFKKCENNGNIDIVGRKYHGTDGPLFVEKFPSQPPFANVILEAAKEAGFGVSDDLNGDDSLGFAIVQTTSHQGTRRSSAAAYLRPIRHRKNLHITLNTTCTRVIIENRKAVGVEYYKNGKFSTVRASKEVIVSAGAIGSPHLLLLSGVGPEEDLTSIGINVVDNLPGVGSNFHDHTAYSVSFTTNEPDVYDDNWDALAEYIAFQTGPLSSTGLTQVVGAMTSGITTPDLPDIHIVSHGYNAGCAPGNIGALQGDGNRKIQLYAGYEHPKCRGRISLASPDPFEHPSIWVNYLCDPDDVAGLVKSIEYILELVDTPALKAYNLTLAETPFEPCSKYAFASREYWECAVRYNATSDYHIAGSCKMGPSSDPLAVVDPRLRVHGIQGLRVTDASIMPQVSTANTGSVCVMIGQRAAHMIKPDWHYTDAVK